The DNA sequence TAGGCGCCAGGGGCCGTCGACCCTCATTCACCGAGTGGCCTCCCCAAGATGGTCCGCCAAGCTCTGCATCTCCGCATCCACCATGCCGGCAAGCATATCGGGCGCGACGCCCGGTGCCATGCGTACGCTGCGTACCGCTGTCAGCAGAGTTGTCCCGTTGGCAGAGGGCTCCACATCGAGCACCGCATCGTACTCGAGCACCCCGAGAGCCGGTTCCAGAGCCCGATACCGAAGCCGGTAGCGATCGGAGGCACCGTCGCTCGTCAGCTCGTAGACCTCTTCCTTGAGGACCACGTCCGCGACGGTGAACTCGAAGGTCGCTGGAGCAAGGCCTGGTCCGCCCGTCAGCCAACGAAACCCACTCGCCATCCCGGACAGACCTACGTCCACGAAGCGTTCAAAATCACTCAACACCGCCCAGAGCTGGGACGGTGCGCAGTCCAGTGTATCCGTGGCCACGATGTCGTAGCGCTCACCGCCCTTGTCCGACACAACCGTCCGCCCTGCGCCCTTCTCCGCTGCCATGGCTCCTCCTCGGTCGGCGCCTCCACGCGAGTGATCACCTACGGTTGGGACCGTCGCGCCCTGCACCGGTACTTCTCCCGCTCAGTGGCCGGCTGGGGCAGAACGGTAGGAGCCTGGGGTCTACCGTAGCCGCTCCAGCCGCCCCTTTCGCTTCACGATGTTCTTGTAGTCCCACTGGATCGACTCGGCCTGCTTCAGCCATCGCTGAAGCTGCTTCGCGTCAACGTCCTCTCGGCTGGTATAGCGTGCCTCGGCCGCCTTGAACTTCCCCTCCGGAGCCAGTCCAGGCTCGTCGAACGACTGGCCACTCCAGAAGAGGAGACGGACGCAGCTCTTCAGCTTGCTATAGCCCACGATCGGATTCCCGTCCAGGAACCACACTGGATGTCGATGCCAGATCTTGTTCTCTGCCTGCGGGAGTCCCCGGTCGATCTCTGCGGCAAGCGCGTTGCACACTGCAGCTACTTCGGGCTCCTGAGAGGCATTGTATGTCTTCACGTCCGGATGCATCCGCGTCCTCACGATCCTGTGGCATACGTGGCGGCCCTGGCCCCAAGGCTCCGCCGGCGGGGGAGCAAATCTCAGATGACGTCCCGGGGCGTCCAAACGGGCCGACTGCGTCCGCCCTCGGTCACCCTACGCTCGGGACTCCCTTCGGCGCCAGGGAAGCCGCCCTGGATGCGGCGGCAGACCGCTCGCTACCCGTCTGAGAAGAGGACCACCCAACACGTGTCCCACCCCTTTCGCCGGATCGCCTCGAGGCGATGGGTCCCGTCACACACCATCCATCGTCCGGCCACGCGCTCCACCACAAGCGGCGGCAGGCTCTCCGTGGTCTCCAGCGTC is a window from the Gemmatimonadota bacterium genome containing:
- a CDS encoding SRPBCC family protein; protein product: MAAEKGAGRTVVSDKGGERYDIVATDTLDCAPSQLWAVLSDFERFVDVGLSGMASGFRWLTGGPGLAPATFEFTVADVVLKEEVYELTSDGASDRYRLRYRALEPALGVLEYDAVLDVEPSANGTTLLTAVRSVRMAPGVAPDMLAGMVDAEMQSLADHLGEATR
- a CDS encoding DUF1801 domain-containing protein; the protein is MHPDVKTYNASQEPEVAAVCNALAAEIDRGLPQAENKIWHRHPVWFLDGNPIVGYSKLKSCVRLLFWSGQSFDEPGLAPEGKFKAAEARYTSREDVDAKQLQRWLKQAESIQWDYKNIVKRKGRLERLR